One segment of Pseudodesulfovibrio sp. 5S69 DNA contains the following:
- a CDS encoding cytidylate kinase family protein produces the protein MTAITIFNGCFCDARPVAERVAEITGYRLVEDREIVADAARLSGLNKAMIAGMFSVEAGEFGMNGPDRNQVVSWLRHAVARKLANEKNLVFWGYTALLAPRDCGNILSVCLVNETNDRVWTACRDGELTEPEAREFMAADDRVRGEWVVCVTERNDPWSEALYDMIVPVGALGVRQSAYLIVEQLANAMVRDSAADRARLEDFGLAAEVQAELARHGHDVAVSARAGALTLSLESHDSTLKNGTRCLFDKVSEFKGVRGVEIGTGQRYNPNDVFQRAACDRPHFAGEAFEDAECLSAGAEDIALTETIRAHLPYDAWGVSVFVKDGFVSLAVNDHGKLLDRMARRICGLATAMDGVTGVEFGIGREYHQGAACARIRRERCLAVLADDKRKFVPTLSPRLRQGGEMGSFALYDGKSAFFTMDEHDPEVVLLDMPTSHGTDVLRQFKRDHPETEVLVLSGREGDDHEACLNLGAFACLKKPVNTAALSETIRAACEKYRSISCP, from the coding sequence AACGGATGTTTTTGCGATGCACGGCCTGTGGCCGAGCGGGTGGCGGAAATCACCGGATATCGCTTGGTTGAGGATCGGGAGATCGTTGCCGATGCCGCCCGTCTCTCGGGCCTGAACAAGGCGATGATTGCCGGAATGTTCAGTGTGGAAGCGGGCGAATTCGGCATGAACGGGCCGGACCGGAACCAGGTCGTCAGTTGGTTGCGGCATGCCGTTGCTCGGAAGTTGGCTAATGAGAAGAACCTGGTATTCTGGGGCTATACGGCCCTCCTGGCACCTCGTGATTGCGGGAATATCCTCAGCGTCTGCCTGGTCAACGAGACCAACGACAGGGTATGGACGGCTTGCCGGGATGGCGAGCTTACCGAGCCCGAGGCACGGGAGTTCATGGCTGCCGACGACCGCGTGCGCGGAGAATGGGTGGTCTGCGTTACAGAACGCAACGATCCGTGGTCCGAAGCCCTTTACGACATGATCGTTCCGGTGGGGGCGCTCGGGGTCCGGCAGAGCGCGTACCTCATCGTCGAGCAGTTGGCCAACGCCATGGTCAGAGATTCGGCGGCCGACAGGGCGCGTCTGGAGGATTTTGGGCTGGCGGCCGAAGTACAGGCGGAACTGGCGCGCCATGGACATGACGTAGCCGTGTCCGCACGGGCCGGAGCGCTGACCCTGAGCCTTGAGAGCCATGACTCGACGCTCAAGAACGGCACCCGCTGTCTGTTCGACAAGGTCTCGGAATTCAAAGGGGTTCGGGGCGTAGAGATCGGCACCGGCCAGCGCTATAACCCCAACGACGTTTTTCAGCGCGCGGCCTGCGACCGCCCGCATTTCGCCGGGGAGGCGTTCGAAGACGCTGAATGCCTGTCGGCCGGAGCGGAGGACATCGCTTTGACCGAGACCATCCGCGCGCATCTTCCCTATGACGCCTGGGGCGTGTCCGTGTTCGTCAAGGACGGCTTCGTTTCCCTGGCCGTCAACGATCACGGCAAGCTGCTGGATCGGATGGCCCGGCGCATCTGCGGCCTGGCAACGGCCATGGACGGCGTGACGGGCGTGGAATTCGGCATCGGCCGGGAGTATCACCAGGGCGCAGCCTGTGCCCGAATCCGCCGTGAAAGGTGCCTGGCGGTGCTCGCGGACGACAAGCGCAAGTTCGTCCCGACGCTGTCTCCGCGCCTGCGCCAAGGCGGCGAGATGGGTTCCTTTGCCCTGTATGACGGGAAGAGCGCGTTTTTCACCATGGATGAGCACGACCCCGAAGTGGTCCTGCTCGACATGCCCACCTCCCACGGGACCGACGTGTTGCGCCAGTTCAAGCGGGATCATCCGGAGACTGAGGTCCTGGTCCTTTCGGGCCGGGAGGGTGACGATCATGAGGCGTGCCTGAACCTGGGGGCATTCGCCTGCCTGAAAAAACCGGTGAACACCGCCGCCCTGAGCGAGACCATCCGCGCCGCCTGCGAAAAGTATCGCTCGATTTCCTGCCCGTGA
- a CDS encoding SulP family inorganic anion transporter has product MKVLNYDFKHLRGDVCGGLTAGIVALPLALAFGVASGAGAAAGLYGAIALGLFAAVFGGTQTQISGPTGPMTIVAASAVAAFPGHPQYIIAVFLIAGLGQIVLGSARLGTFVRFIPYPVVSGFMNGIGVIIILLQLEPLLGLPSVSSPMAALLGLGSALGSIQMQSLMLGVLTIAIVFLVPARITRVVPSPLIALLVGTAIAWEGHFDVAMIGAIPSALPHPTMPGFEASQVGRIVGLGLALAVLGTIDSLLTSVVADSLTRKKHDSNRELIGQGIGNMISAILGGLPGAGATMRTVVNIKAGGTTRVSGVIHAALLLAILLGLGPLASHIPMAVLAGILVKVGVDIIDYRLLSLVKRAPRTDLLVMVVVFGVTVFIDLIVAVGVGVTLAAAMVAVRTARQCSVSVSEVEDRPLDDLAEDAIQRETDYRIQVVTIRGPFFFGTTANMQDKFSSMLGTQVLVVNCLDVPFMDISAVFALGETIEKLQAARITVLLAVTAEQRESLQKLGMGKLLAPDAYYGSHEAVLAAARKLLAQRHQRESMVPRISGAAS; this is encoded by the coding sequence GTGAAAGTTTTAAACTATGATTTCAAGCACCTCCGTGGAGACGTCTGTGGAGGATTGACCGCCGGCATCGTGGCACTGCCCCTTGCGCTGGCATTCGGAGTGGCCTCGGGAGCCGGAGCCGCGGCAGGCCTGTACGGGGCCATCGCCCTCGGCCTTTTTGCCGCCGTGTTCGGCGGTACGCAGACCCAGATATCCGGCCCCACCGGCCCCATGACCATCGTGGCCGCATCGGCCGTTGCCGCCTTCCCCGGCCATCCGCAGTACATCATCGCCGTGTTCCTGATCGCGGGGCTGGGGCAGATCGTGCTCGGCTCGGCCCGGCTGGGGACCTTTGTTCGGTTCATCCCGTACCCCGTGGTCTCCGGGTTCATGAACGGCATCGGCGTGATCATCATTCTGCTACAGTTGGAACCGCTCCTCGGCCTGCCCTCGGTCAGTTCGCCCATGGCCGCCTTGCTGGGGCTAGGGTCCGCCCTGGGCAGCATCCAGATGCAGTCGCTCATGCTCGGCGTCCTGACCATCGCCATCGTTTTTCTGGTTCCCGCCCGGATCACCCGCGTGGTGCCGTCCCCGCTCATCGCCCTGCTGGTCGGGACGGCCATCGCCTGGGAAGGACATTTCGACGTGGCCATGATCGGCGCCATCCCGTCCGCCTTGCCTCATCCGACCATGCCGGGCTTCGAGGCCTCGCAGGTGGGCCGGATCGTCGGGCTCGGCCTGGCCCTGGCCGTGCTCGGCACCATCGACTCCCTGCTGACCTCGGTGGTGGCGGACTCCCTGACCCGCAAGAAGCATGATTCCAACCGCGAACTCATCGGGCAGGGCATCGGCAACATGATTTCCGCCATCCTGGGCGGCCTGCCGGGAGCGGGCGCGACCATGCGCACCGTAGTGAACATCAAGGCCGGCGGCACCACGCGGGTTTCCGGCGTGATCCACGCCGCGCTGCTCCTGGCCATCCTGCTGGGGCTGGGTCCCCTGGCCTCCCATATCCCCATGGCCGTGCTCGCGGGCATCCTGGTCAAGGTCGGCGTGGACATCATCGACTACCGCCTGCTGTCCTTGGTGAAGCGGGCGCCGCGCACCGACCTGCTGGTCATGGTCGTGGTCTTCGGGGTCACGGTCTTCATCGACCTCATCGTGGCCGTGGGGGTGGGCGTCACCTTGGCCGCCGCCATGGTCGCTGTGCGTACCGCCCGCCAGTGCAGCGTTTCGGTCTCGGAAGTGGAGGATCGGCCACTGGACGATCTGGCCGAAGACGCCATTCAGCGGGAGACGGATTACCGCATCCAGGTCGTGACCATCCGCGGACCGTTCTTCTTCGGCACCACGGCCAACATGCAGGACAAGTTCTCTTCCATGCTCGGCACCCAGGTCTTGGTGGTCAATTGCCTAGACGTGCCGTTCATGGACATCTCGGCGGTCTTCGCCCTGGGCGAGACCATTGAGAAATTGCAGGCGGCCAGGATCACCGTGCTGCTGGCGGTGACCGCCGAACAGCGGGAGAGCCTCCAAAAGCTGGGCATGGGCAAGCTGCTCGCGCCCGACGCCTACTACGGCAGCCACGAGGCGGTCCTGGCCGCCGCACGCAAGCTCCTGGCGCAACGGCATCAGCGGGAATCCATGGTTCCCCGCATCAGTGGGGCGGCCTCATAG
- a CDS encoding ABC transporter substrate-binding protein: protein MSSGFRRLAVALLFIATIFCSTIPARAADKITVASVSWTGVTIKSEIAVDVLKSLGYRAENKVFSVPITYSALANGDADVFFGNWMPSMATIANKFFDSGKVIKYVANMPGAKYTLAVPTFCAQAGLKDFSDIAKFGDKLDWKIYGIEPGNDGNQIIQNMIDKNMFGLGKFKLVASSEVAMLSQVQAYAANRKWIVFLGWAPHSMNERIDMTYLTGSTDATFGANDGTATVWTNIRKGLEQDNPNISKLFNNMTFPVAMMNQIMTSVHKDASLGLAKAGLVWLKAHPEMYEKWLNGVTTTAGKPGAPAFKAYLDSKA from the coding sequence ATGTCTTCCGGCTTCAGGCGACTCGCCGTCGCCTTACTCTTCATCGCAACCATATTCTGCTCCACCATCCCCGCGCGCGCAGCCGACAAGATCACTGTGGCCAGCGTGTCCTGGACCGGCGTGACCATCAAATCCGAGATCGCGGTCGATGTCCTCAAAAGCCTAGGCTATCGGGCCGAAAATAAAGTCTTTTCCGTGCCCATCACCTACTCCGCCCTGGCCAACGGAGACGCCGACGTATTCTTCGGCAACTGGATGCCCTCCATGGCGACCATCGCCAACAAATTCTTCGATAGCGGCAAGGTCATCAAATACGTAGCCAACATGCCCGGGGCCAAGTACACCCTGGCCGTGCCCACCTTCTGCGCTCAGGCCGGGCTCAAGGATTTCAGTGACATCGCCAAGTTCGGCGACAAGCTGGACTGGAAGATCTACGGCATCGAACCGGGCAACGACGGCAACCAGATCATCCAGAACATGATCGACAAGAACATGTTCGGACTGGGCAAATTCAAGCTGGTTGCGTCCAGCGAAGTGGCCATGCTCTCCCAGGTCCAGGCCTATGCCGCCAACCGCAAATGGATCGTGTTCCTCGGCTGGGCTCCGCACAGCATGAACGAGCGTATCGACATGACCTACCTGACCGGCAGCACCGATGCGACCTTCGGGGCCAACGACGGCACGGCCACCGTATGGACGAACATCCGTAAAGGTCTGGAACAGGATAACCCCAACATTTCTAAATTATTTAACAATATGACATTCCCGGTTGCCATGATGAACCAGATCATGACTTCGGTGCACAAAGACGCCTCCCTCGGCCTGGCCAAGGCGGGGCTCGTCTGGCTCAAGGCCCATCCCGAGATGTACGAAAAATGGCTGAACGGCGTGACTACAACGGCAGGCAAGCCCGGCGCGCCCGCCTTCAAGGCGTATCTCGACTCCAAGGCATAG